A region from the Eretmochelys imbricata isolate rEreImb1 chromosome 16, rEreImb1.hap1, whole genome shotgun sequence genome encodes:
- the POMT1 gene encoding protein O-mannosyl-transferase 1 isoform X1 — MLEFLKQPVVVTAEINVNLVALTVMGLVNRLWALSYPRAVVFDEVYYGQFVSLYMKRIFFVDDSGPPFGHMLLAFGGYLGGFDGNFLWNRIGAEYSMNVPVWSLRLLPALTGALCVPLAYQILVELHFSHCAAFVAALLILFENSLITQSRLMLLESVLIFFILLAILSYLKFYNLQKCSPFTAGWWFWLLLTGVACSCAVGVKYMGLFTYMLLLAIAGVHSWHLIGDQTLSNVSVLCHLLARGLALVVIPVAMYLSFFYVHLTLLYRSGPHDQIMTSAFQASLEGGLARITQGQPLEVAYGSQITLRNVLGKPMPCWLHSHKNTYPIRYENGRGSSHQQQVTCYPFKDVNNWWIVKDPGMQQLVVSNPPRPVRHGHIVQLVHGITTRYLNTHDVAAPLSPHSQEISCYVDYNISMPAQSLWRVEIVNRESDTDVWKTILSEVRFVHVNTSAVLKLSGASLPEWGYRQLEIIGEKLSKGYHQSMLWNVEEHRYGKSQEQKEREMELHSPTQADISKNLSFMARFTELQWKILTLKNEDTEHKYSSSPLDWITMDTNIAYWFHPISGAQIHLIGNVLTWASANVATLVYVCLFLWYLLRRRRKICDIPEDAWRLWVSAGGLCMGGWAVNYLPFFVMEKTLFLYHYLPALTFQILLIPVVLQHLTDHLCRSQLPKNVFSALMVAWFSSVYLVYRTFSPLTYGEPTLSAAELRALRWKESWDILIRTH; from the exons ATGTTGGAATTCCTGAAGCAGCCTGTTGTGGTCACTGCAGAGATCAATGTGAATCTGGTGGCTCTGACTGTGATGGGATTAGTAAACCGGCTCTGGGCACTCTCCTACCCACGGGCTGTGGT ttttgatgaagttTACTATGGCCAGTTTGTGTCTCTGTACATGAAGCGGATCTTTTTTGTGGATGATAGTGGCCCGCCATTTGGCCACATGCTGCTAGCTTTTGGAG GTTACTTAGGAGGCTTTGATGGAAACTTCTTGTGGAACAGAATTGGGGCCG AGTACAGTATGAACGTGCCAGTGTGGTCCTTGCGATTGCTGCCAGCGCTAACTGGTGCCCTGTGTGTGCCTTTAGCGTACCAGATTTTGGTAGAGCTGCACTTCTCCCATTGTGCCGCGTTTGTAGCTGCCCTCCTGATCCTCTTTG AGAACTCGCTGATCACTCAATCCAGGCTGATGCTCTTGGAATCAGTACTAATCTTTTTTATCCTGCTTGCAATTTTGTCCTACCTGAAGTTCTACAATTTACAGAAGTGCAG CCCCTTCACTGCAGGCTGGTGGTTTTGGCTTTTGCTGACTGGAGTTGCTTGTTCCTGTGCAGTTGG GGTAAAATACATGGGGCTTTTCACCTACATGCTGCTCTTGGCCATCGCTGGAGTCCACTCCTGGCACTTGATAGGAGACCAGACCTTGTCAAAT GTTTCTGTGTTGTGCCATTTGCTAGCGAGGGGACTAGCTCTAGTAGTCATCCCAGTAGCAATGTACCTGTCTTTCTTCTACGTTCACTTGACTTTGCTATACCGCTCAGGACCTCACGACCAGATTATGACCAGTGCTTTCCAGGCCAGTTTGGAG GGCGGGCTAGCTCGGATCACACAAGGCCAGCCCCTTGAGGTGGCCTATGGCTCCCAGATTACCCTGCGGAATGTCTTAGGCAAACCCATGCCATGCTGGCTCCATTCTCACAAGAACACTTATCCCATCAG GTACGAGAATGGCCGAGGCAGCTCCCACCAGCAGCAGGTGACTTGTTACCCCTTCAAGGATGTCAATAACTGGTGGATCGTTAAGGATCCTGGGAT GCAGCAGCTGGTGGTGAGTAACCCACCACGTCCCGTCCGACATGGGCATATTGTGCAACTGGTCCACGGCATCACAACTCGTTACCTCAACAC ACATGATGTTGCTGCACCTCTGAGCCCACACTCCCAGGAAATCTCCTGTTACGTTGATTACAACATCTCCATGCCAGCACAGAGCCTCTGGAGAGTG GAAATTGTAAATCGGGAATCGGACACAGATGTGTGGAAGACCATTTTATCTGAAGTAAGGTTTGTCCATGTGAATACCTCAGCAGTGCTGAAG ctCAGTGGTGCATCTCTACCTGAGTGGGGCTACCGGCAGCTGGAGATCATTGGGGAGAAGTTGTCCAAAGGGTATCACCAGAGCATGCTGTGGAATGTGGAGGAGCACAGATATGGGAAAA GCCAAGAGCAGAAGGAGAGGGAAATGGAGCTGCACTCACCCACGCAGGCTGACATCAGCAAAAACCTCAGTTTCATGGCCAGATTCACAGAACTGCAG TGGAAGATACTAACATTGAAAAATGAAGACACAGAACATAAGTATAGCTCCTCCCCCCTAGACTGGATCACTATGGATACAAACATCGCTTACTGGTTCCACCCTATCTCCGGT GCTCAGATCCACCTCATTGGGAATGTTCTCACCTGGGCTTCAGCTAATGTTGCAACTCTTGTATACGTGTGTCTGTTCCTGTGGTATTTGCTTCGACGACGGAGGAAGATTTGTGACATCCCTGAAG ATGCATGGAGGCTCTGGGTATCAGCTGGAGGACTCTGCATGGGAGGCTGGGCTGTGAATTACCTTCCCTTTTTCGTGATGGAGAAGACACTTTTCCTGTACCACTACCTGCCTGCTCTCACTTTCCAAATTCTCCTGATTCCTGTTGTACTGCAGCATCTGACTGATCATCTCTGCAG ATCCCAACTCCCTAAGAACGTGTTCAGTGCCTTGATGGTAGCCTGGTTCTCTTCCGTGTACTTGGTCTATCGCACATTCAGCCCACTGACCTATGGGGAGCCTACCCTCTCAGCAGCTGAGCTGAGGGCCCTGCGCTGGAAGGAAAGCTGGGACATCTTGATCCGCACACACTAG
- the POMT1 gene encoding protein O-mannosyl-transferase 1 isoform X2 has protein sequence MNVPVWSLRLLPALTGALCVPLAYQILVELHFSHCAAFVAALLILFENSLITQSRLMLLESVLIFFILLAILSYLKFYNLQKCSPFTAGWWFWLLLTGVACSCAVGVKYMGLFTYMLLLAIAGVHSWHLIGDQTLSNVSVLCHLLARGLALVVIPVAMYLSFFYVHLTLLYRSGPHDQIMTSAFQASLEGGLARITQGQPLEVAYGSQITLRNVLGKPMPCWLHSHKNTYPIRYENGRGSSHQQQVTCYPFKDVNNWWIVKDPGMQQLVVSNPPRPVRHGHIVQLVHGITTRYLNTHDVAAPLSPHSQEISCYVDYNISMPAQSLWRVEIVNRESDTDVWKTILSEVRFVHVNTSAVLKLSGASLPEWGYRQLEIIGEKLSKGYHQSMLWNVEEHRYGKSQEQKEREMELHSPTQADISKNLSFMARFTELQWKILTLKNEDTEHKYSSSPLDWITMDTNIAYWFHPISGAQIHLIGNVLTWASANVATLVYVCLFLWYLLRRRRKICDIPEDAWRLWVSAGGLCMGGWAVNYLPFFVMEKTLFLYHYLPALTFQILLIPVVLQHLTDHLCRSQLPKNVFSALMVAWFSSVYLVYRTFSPLTYGEPTLSAAELRALRWKESWDILIRTH, from the exons ATGAACGTGCCAGTGTGGTCCTTGCGATTGCTGCCAGCGCTAACTGGTGCCCTGTGTGTGCCTTTAGCGTACCAGATTTTGGTAGAGCTGCACTTCTCCCATTGTGCCGCGTTTGTAGCTGCCCTCCTGATCCTCTTTG AGAACTCGCTGATCACTCAATCCAGGCTGATGCTCTTGGAATCAGTACTAATCTTTTTTATCCTGCTTGCAATTTTGTCCTACCTGAAGTTCTACAATTTACAGAAGTGCAG CCCCTTCACTGCAGGCTGGTGGTTTTGGCTTTTGCTGACTGGAGTTGCTTGTTCCTGTGCAGTTGG GGTAAAATACATGGGGCTTTTCACCTACATGCTGCTCTTGGCCATCGCTGGAGTCCACTCCTGGCACTTGATAGGAGACCAGACCTTGTCAAAT GTTTCTGTGTTGTGCCATTTGCTAGCGAGGGGACTAGCTCTAGTAGTCATCCCAGTAGCAATGTACCTGTCTTTCTTCTACGTTCACTTGACTTTGCTATACCGCTCAGGACCTCACGACCAGATTATGACCAGTGCTTTCCAGGCCAGTTTGGAG GGCGGGCTAGCTCGGATCACACAAGGCCAGCCCCTTGAGGTGGCCTATGGCTCCCAGATTACCCTGCGGAATGTCTTAGGCAAACCCATGCCATGCTGGCTCCATTCTCACAAGAACACTTATCCCATCAG GTACGAGAATGGCCGAGGCAGCTCCCACCAGCAGCAGGTGACTTGTTACCCCTTCAAGGATGTCAATAACTGGTGGATCGTTAAGGATCCTGGGAT GCAGCAGCTGGTGGTGAGTAACCCACCACGTCCCGTCCGACATGGGCATATTGTGCAACTGGTCCACGGCATCACAACTCGTTACCTCAACAC ACATGATGTTGCTGCACCTCTGAGCCCACACTCCCAGGAAATCTCCTGTTACGTTGATTACAACATCTCCATGCCAGCACAGAGCCTCTGGAGAGTG GAAATTGTAAATCGGGAATCGGACACAGATGTGTGGAAGACCATTTTATCTGAAGTAAGGTTTGTCCATGTGAATACCTCAGCAGTGCTGAAG ctCAGTGGTGCATCTCTACCTGAGTGGGGCTACCGGCAGCTGGAGATCATTGGGGAGAAGTTGTCCAAAGGGTATCACCAGAGCATGCTGTGGAATGTGGAGGAGCACAGATATGGGAAAA GCCAAGAGCAGAAGGAGAGGGAAATGGAGCTGCACTCACCCACGCAGGCTGACATCAGCAAAAACCTCAGTTTCATGGCCAGATTCACAGAACTGCAG TGGAAGATACTAACATTGAAAAATGAAGACACAGAACATAAGTATAGCTCCTCCCCCCTAGACTGGATCACTATGGATACAAACATCGCTTACTGGTTCCACCCTATCTCCGGT GCTCAGATCCACCTCATTGGGAATGTTCTCACCTGGGCTTCAGCTAATGTTGCAACTCTTGTATACGTGTGTCTGTTCCTGTGGTATTTGCTTCGACGACGGAGGAAGATTTGTGACATCCCTGAAG ATGCATGGAGGCTCTGGGTATCAGCTGGAGGACTCTGCATGGGAGGCTGGGCTGTGAATTACCTTCCCTTTTTCGTGATGGAGAAGACACTTTTCCTGTACCACTACCTGCCTGCTCTCACTTTCCAAATTCTCCTGATTCCTGTTGTACTGCAGCATCTGACTGATCATCTCTGCAG ATCCCAACTCCCTAAGAACGTGTTCAGTGCCTTGATGGTAGCCTGGTTCTCTTCCGTGTACTTGGTCTATCGCACATTCAGCCCACTGACCTATGGGGAGCCTACCCTCTCAGCAGCTGAGCTGAGGGCCCTGCGCTGGAAGGAAAGCTGGGACATCTTGATCCGCACACACTAG
- the POMT1 gene encoding protein O-mannosyl-transferase 1 isoform X3 produces the protein MYLSFFYVHLTLLYRSGPHDQIMTSAFQASLEGGLARITQGQPLEVAYGSQITLRNVLGKPMPCWLHSHKNTYPIRYENGRGSSHQQQVTCYPFKDVNNWWIVKDPGMQQLVVSNPPRPVRHGHIVQLVHGITTRYLNTHDVAAPLSPHSQEISCYVDYNISMPAQSLWRVEIVNRESDTDVWKTILSEVRFVHVNTSAVLKLSGASLPEWGYRQLEIIGEKLSKGYHQSMLWNVEEHRYGKSQEQKEREMELHSPTQADISKNLSFMARFTELQWKILTLKNEDTEHKYSSSPLDWITMDTNIAYWFHPISGAQIHLIGNVLTWASANVATLVYVCLFLWYLLRRRRKICDIPEDAWRLWVSAGGLCMGGWAVNYLPFFVMEKTLFLYHYLPALTFQILLIPVVLQHLTDHLCRSQLPKNVFSALMVAWFSSVYLVYRTFSPLTYGEPTLSAAELRALRWKESWDILIRTH, from the exons ATGTACCTGTCTTTCTTCTACGTTCACTTGACTTTGCTATACCGCTCAGGACCTCACGACCAGATTATGACCAGTGCTTTCCAGGCCAGTTTGGAG GGCGGGCTAGCTCGGATCACACAAGGCCAGCCCCTTGAGGTGGCCTATGGCTCCCAGATTACCCTGCGGAATGTCTTAGGCAAACCCATGCCATGCTGGCTCCATTCTCACAAGAACACTTATCCCATCAG GTACGAGAATGGCCGAGGCAGCTCCCACCAGCAGCAGGTGACTTGTTACCCCTTCAAGGATGTCAATAACTGGTGGATCGTTAAGGATCCTGGGAT GCAGCAGCTGGTGGTGAGTAACCCACCACGTCCCGTCCGACATGGGCATATTGTGCAACTGGTCCACGGCATCACAACTCGTTACCTCAACAC ACATGATGTTGCTGCACCTCTGAGCCCACACTCCCAGGAAATCTCCTGTTACGTTGATTACAACATCTCCATGCCAGCACAGAGCCTCTGGAGAGTG GAAATTGTAAATCGGGAATCGGACACAGATGTGTGGAAGACCATTTTATCTGAAGTAAGGTTTGTCCATGTGAATACCTCAGCAGTGCTGAAG ctCAGTGGTGCATCTCTACCTGAGTGGGGCTACCGGCAGCTGGAGATCATTGGGGAGAAGTTGTCCAAAGGGTATCACCAGAGCATGCTGTGGAATGTGGAGGAGCACAGATATGGGAAAA GCCAAGAGCAGAAGGAGAGGGAAATGGAGCTGCACTCACCCACGCAGGCTGACATCAGCAAAAACCTCAGTTTCATGGCCAGATTCACAGAACTGCAG TGGAAGATACTAACATTGAAAAATGAAGACACAGAACATAAGTATAGCTCCTCCCCCCTAGACTGGATCACTATGGATACAAACATCGCTTACTGGTTCCACCCTATCTCCGGT GCTCAGATCCACCTCATTGGGAATGTTCTCACCTGGGCTTCAGCTAATGTTGCAACTCTTGTATACGTGTGTCTGTTCCTGTGGTATTTGCTTCGACGACGGAGGAAGATTTGTGACATCCCTGAAG ATGCATGGAGGCTCTGGGTATCAGCTGGAGGACTCTGCATGGGAGGCTGGGCTGTGAATTACCTTCCCTTTTTCGTGATGGAGAAGACACTTTTCCTGTACCACTACCTGCCTGCTCTCACTTTCCAAATTCTCCTGATTCCTGTTGTACTGCAGCATCTGACTGATCATCTCTGCAG ATCCCAACTCCCTAAGAACGTGTTCAGTGCCTTGATGGTAGCCTGGTTCTCTTCCGTGTACTTGGTCTATCGCACATTCAGCCCACTGACCTATGGGGAGCCTACCCTCTCAGCAGCTGAGCTGAGGGCCCTGCGCTGGAAGGAAAGCTGGGACATCTTGATCCGCACACACTAG